ATACCTATTGAAAAAGGTGGGGATACAATCACCGTTTCTTCAGGAGATATTATCGAAGAACATATACAGGTTGTCAATCCTGAGAAACGCCTTTTCACTGCCATATCTGTTCCTATTGCAGCAGGATTCGAACCAATGAACCCAAGGCTTGACAATGCAGAGCGCAATGCTCAACCGATGCACAGAAACAGTCATGAAGCAGATTACAGTGCATTTATGGATGATCAGGTGATCTTTTTCTTTGAAGAAATGGAAGCTGGAACTTACGATTTTTATTTCCGAGTGCGCGCAGTCACCGAAGGGGACTTTTCTCATCCGCCAGCACGAGCTGAAATGATGTATCAGATGGGAGTATATGGGTCAAGTGCTGGAACCAGGGTTGTCGTTGAGTGAGGAACGGTTTTAAAGATTAACCGTTATTGAATTGAAAAAGATGTATAGAAAATACTTTTCAAAAAAAGAGAATACCTTTCAACATTACTTGTTAAGGCAATATAATTTATGTACCTCCTTTGTATTCAGGAAGGGGTTTGACAAACCCGGTACTATCCTTAAGCTTTCAGCGGTATGTGTGTTGGTTATTCCTGTGATGGTAATATCCTTTGCCTTTTTCTTCAGTCTGTTTGACATTTATCAATACACACCCCGCCCTTCCTGGCTGCTTCTTGATCGCAATTATCAATTTGTTGCTGAAATAGAATCTCCTGACGGGCTTCTGGGCTACTGGCCAGTGCCCGATACTATTCCTCACAATATCCGCCTGGCAGTACTTGCCGCAGAGGATCACCGTTTTGACTCTCACATCGGCGTTGACCCCAAATCGGTTGTCAGGGCAGTTGTAAATAACTATTTCAAAAAAAAGGGCTACTCTGGAGCCTCGACCATAGGAATGCAAACCGCCAGACTTCAACGGGGTGGTGGAAGTTCATGGTTTTTGAAAATACGGGACACCTTCACCAGTATCTGGAGTACACTTATTTATGGCAGAGAACATATGCTTCGACGCTACCTTACCCTCGCACCATACGGTAACCGTATATCCGGTGTATCATACGCTTCCAGAAGATATTTTCTCAAACCAGTGGAAGATCTTAGCCTGGCAGAATCAGCACTGCTGGTCGCAGTGCCCCGTGCCCCGGGGAGAATGAACCTTTTCTCTCCTCGAGGATTCAATCTTGCAAAGCAAAGAGCGCACTTTATATTGAGGAGATGCTTAAGTTACGGATGGATCTCACAGGAAGAATTTTATCAGTCTCTCGTAGAGCTTGAAACATTTGTAAGGCCACGAAAAGAGCTCAGGGAGGAAGCAAACTTACACCTGATTTTATCATACAGGGACATTCTTCTGAATGACAAACAGCCGGATTCTTCTCCCCTTCTGGTAACTACTATAGATGTGAACCTTCAACGCACATTACACGAAGAGATGTACACACATCTTGAAGAATTAAATAATCGTGATGTTGAAAATGGGGCTGCGATTATTATTGACCACAGTACCGGAGAAGTCCTTGCCTACTTAGGTTCCGGATCTTACTTCGGTTCAGGAAGCGGTGCAATTGACCACGGTAATATTCTCAGGTCTACCGGAAGCCTTCTCAAGCCATTCATTTATGCTTTTGGAATGGAGGAGCTTGGCTTTACAGGGGCAACGATTCTTGATGACATGAATTTTGATTTCGGTGCAGGCTCCAGCTCCTTTATACCCGAAAACTCCGACAGAAGTTTTCAAGGACCGGTACTTTACAAAAATGCGCTTGCAAATAGTCGTAACATACCCGCAGTTGAGGTGTTGAATTCACTTGGCGTAAACAATACCTACAGACGCCTGTCAGATTTTGCTCTGGCTGAGGATGATGGTAGGGGTGAACACTATGGACTTGGACTCTCCATAGGTACTCTATACACCACGTTGCGTTCAATTTCTCAGGCATATCTGACATTTCCAAACCAGGGAAAATCAAAAACCCTTGTCTGGTTTAGAGACCAACCACAACAGTCTCAACAACAGCTCCTTTCAGCCGATATTGCTTTGATGATTCAGCGATACCTCGCTGAGCCCATGGCACGGGTCCCAACCTTCCCAAGAGGTGGCTTTTTCGAGTATCCGTTTTCGGTTGCAG
This is a stretch of genomic DNA from Chitinispirillum alkaliphilum. It encodes these proteins:
- a CDS encoding Multimodular transpeptidase-transglycosylase — encoded protein: MKKMYRKYFSKKENTFQHYLLRQYNLCTSFVFRKGFDKPGTILKLSAVCVLVIPVMVISFAFFFSLFDIYQYTPRPSWLLLDRNYQFVAEIESPDGLLGYWPVPDTIPHNIRLAVLAAEDHRFDSHIGVDPKSVVRAVVNNYFKKKGYSGASTIGMQTARLQRGGGSSWFLKIRDTFTSIWSTLIYGREHMLRRYLTLAPYGNRISGVSYASRRYFLKPVEDLSLAESALLVAVPRAPGRMNLFSPRGFNLAKQRAHFILRRCLSYGWISQEEFYQSLVELETFVRPRKELREEANLHLILSYRDILLNDKQPDSSPLLVTTIDVNLQRTLHEEMYTHLEELNNRDVENGAAIIIDHSTGEVLAYLGSGSYFGSGSGAIDHGNILRSTGSLLKPFIYAFGMEELGFTGATILDDMNFDFGAGSSSFIPENSDRSFQGPVLYKNALANSRNIPAVEVLNSLGVNNTYRRLSDFALAEDDGRGEHYGLGLSIGTLYTTLRSISQAYLTFPNQGKSKTLVWFRDQPQQSQQQLLSADIALMIQRYLAEPMARVPTFPRGGFFEYPFSVAVKTGTSDGYRDAWCIAWSDTYLVGVWFGNADNHPTHEIGGYKGAAPLVKDVFTRLHPERMDGLDDILFPPPPDYIPVSVCRLTGLRADRSSPFITEVYFKPGTDPQEYSDVSRILSIDSRNGLLALPGCNHKYIVHRPFLLLPPKYRNWAQNQGLAIPPTEYSPLCQGSIMVEEYSLNITSPRSGSRFFIDPEMPPGHSNLQVHCLVSPGVPELIWFVNGEEYTITNPPHNLKWPMKRGRYNFKAAVPGTPAMTETITIEVF